A stretch of the Deinococcus misasensis DSM 22328 genome encodes the following:
- a CDS encoding protein jag, whose product MEKKTNLDDYLAGLGISDSADESPIDLDTAYQSPSSPIEYNINPQEVVEQFLKGLCERVDPGLTVKVRMQENVIYADISGVHAAKMIGRDGRVLAALEVMCYTLLAKEAGRNDLRLHLDAAGFRRRHEDKLVQLAERIAQQVMKTGEPFEMDPIPASDRRIIHMTLKEMGGVTTESVGEGKDRHIIVKPA is encoded by the coding sequence ATGGAAAAGAAGACCAATCTTGACGACTACCTGGCCGGTCTCGGGATCAGCGACAGCGCTGATGAAAGCCCGATTGATCTGGACACAGCCTACCAGAGCCCAAGCTCTCCGATTGAGTACAACATCAACCCTCAGGAAGTGGTGGAGCAATTCCTGAAAGGCCTCTGTGAGCGCGTCGATCCCGGTCTCACTGTGAAAGTTCGCATGCAGGAAAACGTGATTTACGCCGACATTTCTGGCGTGCATGCCGCCAAGATGATTGGCCGTGACGGACGGGTGCTGGCTGCGCTGGAAGTGATGTGTTACACCCTGCTCGCCAAAGAAGCAGGCCGCAACGATCTGCGCTTGCACCTCGATGCAGCCGGATTCCGCCGTCGCCATGAAGACAAACTGGTGCAACTTGCAGAGCGCATTGCCCAGCAGGTCATGAAAACCGGCGAGCCTTTTGAGATGGATCCCATTCCAGCCTCGGACCGCCGCATCATCCACATGACCCTCAAAGAGATGGGCGGGGTCACCACCGAATCTGTTGGTGAAGGCAAAGACCGTCACATCATCGTCAAACCTGCCTGA
- the prmC gene encoding peptide chain release factor N(5)-glutamine methyltransferase encodes MSFTVGQALKHMIEVFTVAGIPSPQVDAEFLMEHVTGLSRIRQLMDRHVFLEVAEWNILQDYMQRRANREPLQLLLGYTHFYGLRLKVKEGILIPRPETETLVSLVLERNVKLRPRILDIGTGTGAVALALLHEIPFADVTATDINPDCVRLARENALALELQLQAVQGDLFADQDGLFDIIVSNPPYLPEADEAVEMPELKYESNVALYSGNDGLALARRIVHGASQRLKSGGILALELDPRNVKVLQAELPFQLWCASEVCPDLTGQDRFLVAMRR; translated from the coding sequence ATGTCGTTCACGGTGGGTCAGGCACTCAAACACATGATTGAAGTGTTCACCGTGGCAGGGATTCCCTCGCCACAGGTGGACGCTGAATTCCTGATGGAACATGTGACCGGCCTCTCCAGAATCCGTCAATTGATGGACCGACACGTTTTTCTGGAGGTGGCCGAGTGGAACATCCTGCAGGATTACATGCAGCGCCGGGCCAACCGCGAGCCTTTGCAACTGCTGCTCGGCTACACCCATTTTTATGGGCTGCGCCTGAAGGTCAAAGAGGGCATCCTGATTCCCAGACCCGAGACCGAAACGCTGGTGTCTCTGGTGCTGGAACGCAACGTCAAGCTGCGGCCCAGAATTCTGGACATTGGTACAGGCACAGGGGCGGTGGCCCTCGCTTTGCTCCATGAAATCCCATTTGCCGATGTGACCGCCACCGACATCAACCCGGACTGTGTGCGTCTGGCCCGAGAAAACGCTCTGGCTCTGGAATTGCAACTGCAAGCTGTGCAGGGAGACCTTTTCGCAGATCAGGACGGTTTGTTCGACATCATTGTGTCCAACCCGCCCTACCTTCCAGAGGCAGATGAAGCCGTCGAAATGCCTGAACTCAAGTACGAGTCCAATGTGGCGCTGTACTCAGGCAACGATGGGTTGGCTCTGGCCCGCCGGATTGTGCATGGGGCCAGCCAGCGGTTGAAGTCAGGCGGCATTCTGGCTCTGGAACTTGATCCCAGAAATGTGAAGGTGCTTCAGGCAGAGTTGCCGTTTCAACTCTGGTGCGCTTCTGAAGTGTGTCCAGACCTGACCGGACAGGACCGTTTTCTGGTGGCCATGCGGCGTTGA
- a CDS encoding MGMT family protein encodes MDARFKKAVMQVVLGIPYGQTMSYGGVALEAGYPGYARHVGNLLAGLSEEEAPEVPWHRVINASRGLSTHRRGIGDLQKKLLESEGVEFKGERVSKAHFLG; translated from the coding sequence ATGGATGCCAGATTCAAAAAAGCCGTGATGCAGGTGGTGCTCGGAATTCCTTATGGTCAGACCATGAGTTATGGCGGGGTGGCTCTGGAAGCAGGGTATCCCGGTTATGCCAGACATGTGGGCAACTTGCTGGCCGGACTTTCAGAGGAAGAAGCCCCAGAGGTTCCGTGGCATCGGGTCATCAATGCATCCAGAGGACTCAGCACCCACCGCAGGGGCATCGGAGACCTGCAAAAGAAGCTGCTGGAATCTGAAGGGGTGGAGTTCAAGGGTGAGCGGGTGTCAAAAGCGCATTTTCTGGGTTGA
- a CDS encoding AAA family ATPase gives MPTFIVSGTPGTGKSTVCKALLQHYDTGIHLPVDDFREFVVSGMAHPVPEWTPETSRQFLLARQAVGKVAMLYHLVGFAVAIDDVLGPGDEKAFDLHLAPHKILLRADLEVVLERNRQRSNKHFDTRILEGVITDLHAIQDVEAHLLHGWHVIDTTHLTVFETVMAIRAATQA, from the coding sequence ATGCCCACCTTCATCGTCTCTGGAACACCGGGCACCGGAAAAAGCACGGTGTGCAAAGCCCTTTTGCAACATTACGACACAGGCATACACCTGCCTGTCGATGATTTTCGTGAATTTGTGGTTTCTGGGATGGCCCATCCTGTGCCAGAGTGGACCCCGGAAACCTCCAGACAGTTTTTGCTTGCCCGTCAGGCGGTGGGCAAAGTGGCCATGCTTTACCATCTGGTCGGCTTTGCGGTGGCCATTGACGATGTGCTTGGTCCCGGCGACGAAAAAGCCTTTGACTTGCATCTGGCCCCACACAAAATCCTGCTCAGGGCCGATCTGGAGGTGGTGCTGGAACGCAACCGCCAGAGGAGCAACAAACATTTCGACACCCGCATCCTTGAAGGGGTCATCACAGACCTGCATGCCATTCAGGACGTGGAGGCGCACCTGCTGCATGGCTGGCATGTGATCGACACCACCCACCTGACGGTGTTTGAAACGGTGATGGCCATTCGGGCGGCCACGCAAGCCTGA
- a CDS encoding menaquinone biosynthetic enzyme MqnA/MqnD family protein encodes MSKPYKIGLIDFANVAPINEHLPESDLYEIHRGVPTEMNRQLLSGEIDLANISSFEFLQNADVLSALPDFSVSVLGPVYSVNLFHNVKWEDLQGQKIALTTQSATSVKLLEVLLQLSHLEVTLERNEGTVQDLLDAGYAGVLKIGDNALREWYALCGPLDTYASVWDIPSGRDGIEVTDLSMRWYDHFGLPFAFAVWAYRTPPPPELVRNLRMARRIGLGSLAEVAARNAQKLDLPEFIVQHYLWNFRYHLEKPDRSGLLKFAELVGVSGEKLRFSE; translated from the coding sequence ATGTCCAAACCCTACAAAATCGGGCTGATCGACTTTGCCAACGTCGCACCCATCAACGAACACCTGCCCGAGTCGGACCTGTACGAGATCCATCGGGGGGTGCCCACCGAAATGAACCGCCAGTTGCTCTCGGGCGAGATCGATCTGGCCAACATCAGCAGTTTTGAGTTCCTGCAAAACGCCGATGTGCTGTCTGCGCTGCCGGATTTCAGCGTGAGTGTGCTGGGTCCGGTGTACAGCGTGAACCTGTTTCACAACGTGAAATGGGAGGACCTGCAAGGCCAGAAGATCGCCCTGACCACCCAGAGCGCCACCAGTGTGAAGTTGCTGGAGGTGTTGCTGCAACTCAGCCACCTTGAAGTGACCTTGGAACGCAATGAGGGAACCGTTCAAGATTTGCTGGACGCAGGTTACGCGGGGGTCTTGAAAATCGGAGACAACGCCTTGCGGGAGTGGTATGCGTTGTGTGGACCTCTGGACACCTATGCCAGCGTCTGGGACATCCCCAGTGGCCGGGATGGCATCGAAGTCACGGACCTGAGCATGCGCTGGTACGACCATTTTGGTTTGCCCTTTGCTTTTGCCGTGTGGGCTTACCGCACCCCTCCCCCACCCGAGTTGGTGCGCAACCTCCGCATGGCCCGGCGCATCGGTCTGGGATCACTGGCAGAGGTTGCTGCACGCAACGCCCAGAAACTGGATTTGCCTGAGTTCATCGTGCAGCATTACCTGTGGAACTTCCGGTACCATCTGGAAAAACCGGACCGCTCTGGACTCCTGAAATTTGCTGAATTGGTGGGCGTCTCTGGAGAAAAATTGCGTTTTTCGGAGTGA
- the mqnE gene encoding aminofutalosine synthase MqnE, which yields MKYIRDPELIPIAEKVEEGQRLSFEEGLKLYHTPDLNTLARLANLVRERKFGDKTYYVHSLRLSQTNICYVGCTFCGFAAHMNEERAWDWDIEDVLKFVRDRYQPGLTEIHISSGHHPKKPWSYYLELVRALKDNFPGVQVKAWTAAEIWHFTKIAKLSVREVLTQLKEAGLDAMPGGGAEIFAERVRKQIARAKVNADNWLDVHRTAHQIGLRTNATMLYGHIETLDERLDHMHRLRDLQDETGGFYSFIPLAFQPMNNSLAMNLGKTDYTTGLDDLRNLAVARIYLDNFDHIKGYWIQISPELTQVALDWGVTDIDGTIIEEKISHAAGATSEVGTTEESLRNLILKAGRTPVLRDALYNELKIGSGSAAD from the coding sequence ATGAAGTACATCCGTGACCCCGAGCTGATCCCCATCGCCGAAAAAGTCGAAGAGGGACAGAGGCTGTCTTTTGAAGAAGGCCTCAAGCTCTACCACACACCGGACCTCAACACCCTTGCCCGCCTTGCCAATCTGGTCCGGGAACGCAAATTCGGGGACAAAACCTACTACGTGCACTCCCTGCGCCTGTCCCAGACCAACATTTGTTATGTGGGATGCACATTCTGTGGCTTTGCTGCCCACATGAACGAGGAAAGGGCATGGGACTGGGACATCGAGGACGTGCTGAAGTTTGTCCGTGACCGTTATCAACCCGGACTCACCGAAATCCACATTTCCAGTGGTCACCATCCCAAAAAACCTTGGAGCTACTACCTCGAACTGGTGCGTGCCCTCAAAGACAACTTTCCGGGTGTGCAGGTCAAAGCGTGGACCGCTGCCGAAATCTGGCACTTCACCAAAATTGCCAAGCTGTCCGTGCGTGAAGTGCTGACCCAGCTCAAAGAAGCCGGTCTGGATGCCATGCCCGGAGGCGGAGCAGAAATCTTTGCAGAGCGGGTCCGCAAGCAAATTGCCAGAGCCAAAGTCAATGCAGACAACTGGCTGGACGTGCACCGCACCGCCCACCAGATCGGCCTGCGCACCAATGCCACCATGCTGTACGGTCACATCGAAACGCTGGATGAGCGTCTGGACCACATGCACCGCCTGCGCGACCTGCAAGACGAAACCGGAGGCTTCTACAGTTTCATTCCGCTGGCCTTCCAGCCCATGAACAACAGCCTCGCCATGAACCTCGGGAAAACCGATTACACCACCGGCCTCGATGACCTGAGGAACCTTGCGGTGGCCCGGATTTACCTCGACAACTTCGACCACATCAAAGGCTACTGGATCCAAATTTCCCCAGAGCTCACCCAGGTGGCTCTGGATTGGGGGGTCACGGACATCGACGGCACCATCATCGAGGAGAAAATCTCCCACGCTGCCGGGGCCACTTCCGAAGTGGGCACCACCGAAGAGTCCCTCAGAAACCTGATCCTGAAGGCCGGACGCACCCCGGTGCTGCGCGACGCCCTGTACAACGAGCTGAAAATCGGCTCTGGCAGCGCTGCGGATTGA
- a CDS encoding AbrB/MazE/SpoVT family DNA-binding domain-containing protein, whose protein sequence is MSDLEVQFFGTVTVGERGQIAIPQEAREKFGIQPGDKMLVISSLFGGVAIVPQKVLTDILKQKFREVLEGE, encoded by the coding sequence ATGAGCGACCTCGAAGTGCAATTTTTTGGAACCGTGACCGTCGGCGAAAGAGGACAGATCGCCATCCCTCAGGAAGCCAGAGAGAAATTTGGCATCCAGCCCGGCGACAAAATGCTGGTGATTTCCAGCCTGTTTGGTGGGGTGGCCATTGTGCCCCAGAAAGTCCTGACCGACATCCTCAAACAAAAATTCCGTGAAGTTCTGGAAGGCGAATGA
- a CDS encoding YhgE/Pip domain-containing protein: MMFRKFGSDYRRVLKEELKLFGKEKKLYAAMVLIAVIPTIYSVTYLSSVWDPYGQTKSLPAGIVNLDKGTVFEGESYNLGKEALEEIRKDPPFKFKEYRTTREAQDAVKRGDIYFMVELPADLSDKAIAGKAQADLNVTVSEGSSYLAATLGKRFTNELALELNTQLSEKRWETTLKKLGTSADDIKKLKDAATKLSNGAKELQDGTAKLLNGTEKLDTGLAKANSGGKALTTGAKTLTDGVTKLTSGVGQLSTGIHTLASKTPAQSKLDALQKGAVQVKEGSSKLAAGLGQMSGSVTEDYPLYAPIQQSARGAQQLADALKKLSDSVTQENPLYAPIQQSAKGADQLSKGLQQISAQVPSGSNLSPSITQASSSAQQLAAGLSQIAAKTPEQNPLDGPLMQLSSSSQQLAEGLQKMAAQVPQKNPLDQPLSELAKGSSDLSAGSASLSSGVATLTGGMKQISEALTLMDSKTPKSGDLQKLESGIKTLRDKTAELSSGLSQLQQGADQVKEGNTDLLAGVKKLADGTSELASKIPNVEKPDAKAEFLAVSFEVKENAVNKVGNNGSAFAPYFMSLSLWMGALLTSFIFRLRVLPENVQNTSRLPKVLAKSTLPFIAVLIQSLILALSMRLGLHLAVPNPATFYGILLLGSVCMFGIIILLIMLLGDAGRMFAMILLVLQLASAGGAYPVELAPQLFQTLHQYLPITDLVKALRAFLFGAYDSNWMLYVGRMLSLGLGAFLITVLLAGRMYRYVPEHEYTPPIEA, encoded by the coding sequence ATGATGTTCAGGAAATTCGGCTCTGACTATCGGAGGGTGCTGAAAGAGGAACTCAAGCTCTTTGGCAAAGAGAAAAAACTGTATGCAGCGATGGTCCTGATCGCGGTCATTCCGACCATTTACAGCGTCACCTACCTGTCCAGCGTGTGGGATCCGTATGGTCAGACCAAATCCTTGCCTGCTGGAATCGTGAACCTCGACAAAGGAACAGTGTTTGAAGGGGAAAGCTACAACCTCGGGAAAGAGGCTCTGGAAGAGATCCGCAAAGATCCTCCATTCAAATTCAAGGAATACCGCACCACCAGAGAGGCACAAGACGCAGTGAAGAGGGGAGACATCTACTTCATGGTGGAGCTTCCTGCAGACCTCAGCGACAAAGCCATTGCAGGCAAAGCGCAGGCCGACCTGAATGTGACGGTTTCAGAGGGTTCCAGTTACCTTGCGGCCACCCTTGGAAAGCGCTTCACCAATGAACTGGCCCTTGAACTCAACACCCAACTGAGCGAAAAACGCTGGGAAACCACCCTCAAAAAACTGGGCACCAGTGCCGATGACATCAAAAAACTCAAGGATGCTGCCACCAAACTTTCCAATGGGGCAAAAGAACTGCAGGATGGCACGGCCAAATTGCTGAATGGCACCGAAAAACTGGACACTGGTCTGGCCAAGGCCAACAGTGGCGGCAAAGCCCTGACCACTGGGGCCAAAACCCTCACCGATGGGGTCACCAAATTGACCTCTGGGGTCGGACAACTGAGCACAGGCATCCACACCCTTGCCAGCAAAACCCCAGCCCAGAGCAAGCTGGATGCCCTGCAGAAAGGGGCTGTGCAGGTCAAGGAAGGCAGCAGCAAACTGGCTGCAGGCCTCGGGCAGATGTCTGGCTCTGTAACCGAAGATTACCCTCTGTATGCACCCATTCAGCAATCTGCCAGAGGTGCACAACAACTGGCCGATGCCCTGAAAAAGTTGTCTGATTCGGTGACGCAAGAGAATCCCCTGTACGCACCCATTCAGCAGTCTGCCAAAGGTGCAGATCAGCTTTCCAAAGGATTGCAGCAGATTTCTGCACAGGTGCCTTCTGGCAGCAACCTGAGTCCATCCATCACACAGGCCAGCAGCAGTGCCCAGCAACTGGCAGCAGGTTTGTCTCAAATCGCTGCAAAGACCCCAGAGCAAAATCCTTTGGACGGTCCCCTGATGCAGCTTTCCAGCAGTTCCCAGCAACTGGCCGAAGGTTTGCAAAAAATGGCTGCACAGGTGCCTCAAAAGAACCCTCTGGATCAGCCCCTGAGTGAACTGGCCAAAGGCTCATCGGACTTGAGTGCAGGATCGGCCTCTTTGAGCAGTGGCGTGGCCACCCTGACCGGCGGAATGAAACAAATCAGCGAAGCCCTGACCCTGATGGACAGCAAAACCCCCAAATCTGGGGATTTGCAAAAGCTGGAATCTGGCATCAAAACCCTGCGTGACAAAACCGCTGAACTGTCCAGTGGCCTGTCTCAACTGCAACAGGGGGCAGATCAGGTCAAGGAAGGCAACACCGACCTGCTGGCAGGCGTCAAAAAGTTGGCCGATGGTACAAGTGAACTGGCCAGCAAAATCCCCAATGTGGAAAAACCCGATGCCAAAGCCGAGTTTCTGGCGGTCTCCTTTGAAGTCAAAGAGAATGCCGTCAACAAAGTGGGCAACAACGGAAGTGCATTTGCGCCTTACTTCATGTCCCTGTCGCTCTGGATGGGTGCCTTGCTGACCAGTTTCATTTTCAGGTTGCGCGTGCTCCCTGAGAACGTGCAAAACACCAGCAGGCTCCCCAAAGTGCTGGCCAAAAGCACCCTCCCGTTCATTGCGGTCTTGATCCAGAGTTTGATTCTGGCCCTCAGCATGCGTCTGGGATTGCATCTGGCGGTTCCCAATCCGGCCACTTTCTATGGGATTCTCCTGCTGGGAAGCGTGTGCATGTTCGGCATCATCATCCTGCTGATCATGCTGCTGGGAGATGCTGGACGCATGTTCGCCATGATCCTCTTGGTGTTGCAACTGGCCTCTGCGGGCGGAGCTTATCCTGTAGAGTTGGCCCCTCAACTGTTCCAGACCCTGCACCAGTACCTCCCCATCACCGATCTGGTGAAAGCCCTGCGTGCTTTCCTGTTCGGGGCATATGACAGCAACTGGATGCTGTACGTTGGACGCATGCTCTCTCTGGGCCTCGGGGCATTTTTGATCACGGTTCTGCTGGCAGGTCGCATGTACCGTTACGTGCCAGAGCACGAGTACACCCCCCCAATTGAGGCCTGA